A stretch of the Lactuca sativa cultivar Salinas chromosome 9, Lsat_Salinas_v11, whole genome shotgun sequence genome encodes the following:
- the LOC111895264 gene encoding probable receptor-like protein kinase At2g39360 produces MEFRKFRLLIWVMSTMCLIKCSFQFDPIDNYLLDCGSPTNSSIRDRVFLADTSDSDHHFLSNPEQESVNTSNSQPISSTYGSSLYTTARIVNKTSNYTFSINQHGRHFIRLYFFPFPLDAGTYNLTTARFSVSAHGFTLLKNFQPDNTPVVKEFSINITSDELTLTFTPSPNSFAFLNALEVISHPNELIPITARAVELPHTHPNLMTQALQTVARVNMGNQTVSPDNDTLWRLWNPDGTFMKHNNLVRFVSNISAVNYTAGSPAFDIAPLSVYGTATKLDTESDPGALLNNTWSFNVDPGFSYLVRFHFCDIIERPPSELILNIYLNSMSVAKDLKLGDQMSNIWGAPFYLDAITKLNGNGILNVSVGTSLAFGAYPESILNGLEILKISNSNGNLVEGGTGVNSSNSNSNSKILVIVVVSSGVLCVLILLCCVFFVITRRNRRKRNEEYLSANVHKTNDENTLFSRSKIGYRFPLGAVLEATDKFSESLVIGIGGFGKVYKGILSDGTIVAVKRGAPQSLQGVSEFQTEVEMLSQFRHRHLVSLIGYCDEKNELIIIYEYMENGTLKNHLYGSDLPKLNWKQRLEISIGSARGLHYLHTSSHLAIIHRDVKSANILLDENMMAKVADFGLSKTGPAIDQTHVSTAVKGSFGYLDPEYMTRQQLTEKSDVYSFGVVMFEILCGRPVIDPSRPRGMVSLVEWVNEMRKRGDLEKVFDPFLVGKMKMESVKKYVEIGEKCIAEQGVDRPTMGDVLWNLECALQLEGSEVNSPKVENDCVSSNVFSEGSVGDFAGVSMSRVFSEMVKGEEREMR; encoded by the coding sequence ATGGAATTTCGCAAATTTAGATTGCTTATATGGGTCATGTCCACcatgtgtttgataaaatgctcCTTCCAGTTCGACCCTATAGACAACTATCTCCTAGATTGTGGATCACCCACGAACAGCTCCATACGCGATAGGGTTTTCTTAGCGGATACTTCCGATTCCGATCACCATTTCCTTTCAAACCCAGAACAAGAATCTGTAAACACATCAAATTCCCAACCCATTTCATCCACCTACGGATCATCACTATACACAACCGCTAGAATCGTCAACAAAACATCAAATTACACCTTCTCCATTAACCAACACGGCCGCCATTTCATCCGCCTCTATTTCTTCCCATTTCCGTTAGACGCCGGAACCTACAACCTAACCACCGCTAGATTCTCCGTCTCCGCCCACGGTTTCACTCTCCTGAAAAATTTCCAACCCGATAATACCCCTGTCGTTAAAGAATTCTCCATAAACATCACTTCCGATGAACTTACTCTCACATTCACCCCTTCCCCCAATTCATTCGCGTTCCTAAATGCCCTAGAAGTCATCTCCCACCCAAACGAACTCATCCCCATAACAGCCCGAGCTGTAGAGCTTCCACATACCCACCCCAATCTGATGACGCAAGCACTACAAACAGTCGCTAGGGTTAACATGGGAAACCAAACAGTCTCCCCTGATAATGACACCTTATGGCGACTATGGAACCCAGATGGAACCTTCATGAAACACAACAATCTTGTTCGATTTGTCTCAAATATAAGCGCTGTAAACTACACAGCAGGAAGTCCAGCTTTCGATATCGCTCCTTTATCTGTCTATGGAACTGCGACTAAACTTGATACCGAATCTGACCCTGGTGCTCTTCTTAACAACACTTGGTCTTTCAATGTCGACCCGGGTTTTTCCTATTTAGTCCGATTTCATTTCTGTGATATAATCGAACGTCCACCTTCAGAACTTATCCTCAACATCTACTTAAACTCCATGTCAGTTGCTAAAGATCTTAAACTTGGTGACCAAATGTCAAACATCTGGGGTGCCCCTTTTTATTTAGATGCTATCACAAAGCTAAACGGGAATGGAATCCTAAATGTAAGTGTAGGGACATCTCTTGCTTTCGGGGCATACCCGGAAAGCATTCTAAACGGGCTTGAAATCTTGAAAATTAGTAATTCCAATGGGAATCTTGTTGAAGGTGGGACAGGGGTAAATTCGTCAAACTCAAATTCAAATTCGAAAATCTTGGTGATTGTTGTTGTCTCTAGTGGCGTGTTGTGTGTTTTGATTCTTTTGTGTTGTGTGTTCTTTGTAATCACAAGAAGAAATAGACGTAAACGAAATGAAGAGTACTTGAGTGCGAATGTTCATAAGacaaatgacgaaaatacccttttCTCAAGGTCGAAAATCGGATACCGATTCCCGCTAGGAGCGGTTCTAGAAGCTACGGATAAGTTTAGCGAGAGTTTAGTAATCGGAATCGGTGGTTTCGGGAAAGTTTACAAAGGAATACTTTCCGATGGAACAATTGTAGCTGTTAAAAGAGGGGCCCCACAATCACTTCAAGGGGTATCCGAATTCCAAACCGAAGTTGAAATGTTATCCCAATTCCGACATCGACATTTGGTATCTTTAATCGGATATTGTGATGAAAAAAACGAGTTAATTATCATATACGAGTATATGGAAAACGGGACTTTAAAAAACCATCTATACGGGTCGGATCTACCCAAATTGAATTGGAAACAACGGTTAGAAATCTCAATCGGGTCGGCCCGTGGGCTCCACTATCTTCACACGAGTTCTCATTTAGCTATAATTCATCGAGACGTGAAATCCGCAAATATTCTACTAGATGAGAATATGATGGCTAAGGTTGCGGACTTTGGGCTATCGAAAACGGGCCCCGCGATTGATCAAACTCATGTGAGCACAGCGGTGAAGGGTAGTTTCGGGTATTTGGATCCGGAGTATATGACACGTCAGCAATTGACTGAAAAATCGGATGTGTATTCGTTCGGGGTCGTGATGTTTGAGATTTTATGTGGGCGACCCGTGATTGACCCGTCTAGGCCTCGGGGAATGGTGAGTTTGGTTGAGTGGGTGAATGAGATGAGAAAACGGGGCGATTTGGAGAAAGTATTTGACCCGTTTCTTGTGGGGAAGATGAAGATGGAGTCTGTGAAGAAGTATGTGGAGATAGGGGAGAAATGTATAGCGGAACAAGGGGTGGATAGGCCGACAATGGGGGATGTACTTTGGAACCTTGAATGTGCGCTTCAGTTGGAGGGTAGTGAAGTAAATTCGCCTAAAGTGGAAAATGATTGTGTTAGTAGTAATGTGTTTAGTGAGGGAAGTGTGGGGGATTTTGCTGGGGTTTCGATGAGTAGGGTTTTTTCAGAAATGGTTAAAGGTGAAGAACGTGAAATGAGGTGA